The proteins below come from a single Conexivisphaerales archaeon genomic window:
- a CDS encoding class I SAM-dependent methyltransferase family protein, translating to MKLIREMLSGILSQDELEKVAGGFDLIGNIAILKLPEEMEPAKKKVVAELLMDRIPRLKSVWNQTSPFEGPYRLRGLEHLAGSSDTRTEYREHGVRLIVDVARAYFSPRLSEERLRVARQVRENEVIFNMFSGVGSYSILIAKMVKNVKVYSSEINEEAYNLMVENIELNRVSGNVIPMLGDCREHARNFRSAFNRVIMSLPEESSNYLPVAIETASKGAVIHFYAMAKGEKKKVVQEEFERVRSRFDSLKMLAGRVVTEAGPRVYEVVLDLLRE from the coding sequence TTGAAACTGATAAGGGAAATGTTGTCAGGTATTCTGAGCCAGGATGAACTCGAAAAAGTAGCTGGAGGTTTTGACCTGATAGGTAACATAGCAATACTGAAGCTACCTGAAGAGATGGAGCCAGCCAAGAAGAAAGTGGTGGCAGAATTACTTATGGACAGAATTCCGAGGCTGAAGTCAGTCTGGAACCAGACAAGCCCGTTTGAAGGGCCGTACAGGCTTAGAGGACTTGAGCACCTGGCTGGAAGCAGTGATACAAGGACAGAGTACAGGGAGCATGGTGTAAGATTGATTGTTGATGTAGCTAGAGCTTACTTCTCGCCAAGACTCTCAGAGGAGAGGCTAAGGGTTGCCAGGCAGGTAAGGGAAAATGAAGTAATATTCAACATGTTTTCGGGTGTTGGTAGCTATTCAATCCTTATAGCGAAGATGGTAAAGAATGTGAAAGTATACAGCAGCGAGATTAACGAGGAAGCTTACAACCTTATGGTTGAAAACATTGAACTGAACAGAGTATCAGGGAATGTCATACCAATGCTAGGAGACTGCAGAGAACATGCAAGGAACTTCAGGTCAGCGTTCAATAGGGTGATCATGTCGCTTCCCGAGGAATCGAGCAATTATCTACCCGTTGCCATTGAGACGGCCAGCAAAGGAGCTGTAATCCACTTCTATGCGATGGCGAAGGGAGAGAAGAAGAAAGTTGTGCAGGAAGAGTTTGAAAGGGTGAGGAGCAGATTCGACTCACTCAAAATGCTGGCTGGCAGAGTTGTTACTGAGGCTGGTCCCAGAGTTTACGAAGTTGTTCTTGACCTTTTGCGAGAATAA
- a CDS encoding DUF99 family protein has translation MRRIHPFKSGIRALGIAESFDPKRDTKSLLAGVVMRKDFIIDGFSFIRTSVGGDDSTSKIIQLYHSFKRSDINIIMLSGAIISYYNIVDLDRVHSETGIPLVCLSYRESKGIENAIMERFGERASHKLEQYKRLGERKRITLKTGKSIFIRSLGINDDDAAAILQDFLLQGRYPEPIRVASLLASSCRKIHYSRKRSRTTS, from the coding sequence TTGCGAAGAATCCACCCGTTCAAATCTGGGATAAGGGCTCTGGGTATAGCTGAGTCGTTCGACCCCAAAAGAGATACCAAGAGCCTTCTTGCAGGCGTGGTGATGAGAAAAGATTTCATCATCGACGGTTTCTCTTTCATACGAACATCTGTTGGAGGTGATGATTCAACATCAAAAATAATACAGCTCTACCACTCCTTCAAAAGAAGTGATATCAACATAATCATGCTATCTGGAGCCATCATAAGTTATTACAACATTGTGGACCTTGACAGGGTGCACTCGGAAACTGGGATCCCTTTGGTCTGCCTGAGCTACAGGGAATCAAAAGGTATCGAGAATGCAATAATGGAGAGGTTTGGTGAGAGAGCATCACATAAGCTGGAACAGTACAAGAGGCTTGGCGAGAGAAAGAGAATAACGCTGAAGACTGGTAAAAGCATCTTCATAAGAAGCTTGGGAATCAACGATGACGATGCTGCAGCCATTCTTCAGGATTTTCTCCTTCAGGGTAGATATCCTGAGCCCATCAGGGTGGCTTCGCTTTTAGCGAGCTCGTGCAGAAAAATTCATTATTCTCGCAAAAGGTCAAGAACAACTTCGTAA